A single Drosophila miranda strain MSH22 chromosome XR, D.miranda_PacBio2.1, whole genome shotgun sequence DNA region contains:
- the LOC108165272 gene encoding gamete and mating-type specific protein A, with protein MWKIALLLAIGCICVASQATTRAPRGSDVCRRLNDRCLRNQDRLGTTNDVTQIYNSNCRRSQANWRDISRCDLARATCQLTIVRCGTLSCDNVRRALQSGPTRRPTRHTPPTPRTPPTPRTPTPRTPRPTRTPRPTRTPPTPRTPTPRTPRPTRTPRPTRTPPTPRTPTPRTPRPTRTPRPTPTPRTPRPRTTLRPTSTVASE; from the exons ATGTGGAAAATCGCTTTGCTATTGG CTATCGGTTGCATCTGTGTGGCTAGCCAGGCCACGacgagggccccgagaggcTCCGACGTTTGCCGGCGCCTGAACGATCGGTGTCTGCGCAATCAGGACCGCCTGGGAACTACCAACGATGTTACGCAGATCTATAATAGCAATTGTCGCAGGAGTCAGGCCAACTGGCGCGATATCTCCCGATGCGATTTGGCTAGAGCCACCTGTCAAT TGACTATAGTGCGATGCGGGACACTCTCCTGTGACAATGTGAGAAGAGCCCTTCAGTCCGGCCCAACCCGACGTCCAACTCGGCACACGCCACCCACTCCACGTACCCCACCTACGCCACGTACCCCAACTCCACGGACCCCCCGCCCCACACGAACTCCGCGCCCTACGCGAACTCCGCCCACACCGCGAACCCCAACTCCCCGCACTCCTCGCCCCACACGTACTCCCCGCCCTACGCGAACTCCGCCCACACCGCGAACCCCAACTCCCCGAACTCCTCGCCCCACGCGAACTCCTCGCCCAACGCCTACACCCCGCACGCCACGCCCACGGACCACTCTGCGACCCACTTCCACAGTGGCATCTGAATAA